A genomic segment from Lignipirellula cremea encodes:
- a CDS encoding AtpZ/AtpI family protein — protein sequence MSDKPDFEHEEKPTAFRRAVREKAARKLKARRNPTPGVWSGFGMMGLIGWSVVIPTLLGAALGVWLDKQYPGQHSWTLTLLVAGLAVGCFNAWQWVAKEEKAIREEQEHDDE from the coding sequence ATGAGTGACAAGCCGGATTTTGAACACGAGGAAAAACCCACGGCCTTTCGCCGCGCCGTCCGGGAGAAAGCAGCACGCAAGCTCAAAGCCCGTCGCAACCCGACGCCAGGCGTCTGGTCCGGATTCGGCATGATGGGGCTGATTGGCTGGTCGGTCGTGATTCCGACGCTGCTGGGCGCGGCGCTGGGCGTCTGGCTGGACAAGCAGTATCCGGGCCAGCATTCCTGGACCTTGACGCTGCTGGTGGCCGGCCTGGCGGTCGGTTGTTTTAACGCATGGCAGTGGGTCGCCAAAGAAGAGAAAGCAATCCGCGAGGAACAGGAACATGACGATGAATGA
- a CDS encoding F0F1 ATP synthase subunit A has protein sequence MLLSPDETIFWQYGFIKLNATLVFTWGVMLVMVVGSLLITRRLSTGLRRSRWQNLLEIVVTGIVKQIEEVGLSQPQQYLGFLGTLFLFIAVASLGTILPGYQPPTGSLSTTTALALCVFAAVPLFGIEKQGLGEYLLSYLKPTFIMLPFNIISEISRTLALAIRLFGNMMSGAMIIGILLTITPFFFPIVMTVLGLLTGMVQAYIFSILAAVYIAAATRVRKPRSQSDPRLES, from the coding sequence ATGCTTCTTAGTCCCGATGAAACCATCTTCTGGCAGTACGGATTTATCAAACTCAACGCGACCCTCGTTTTTACGTGGGGAGTGATGCTGGTGATGGTCGTCGGCTCCCTGCTGATCACGCGCAGGCTGTCCACTGGACTGCGAAGATCCCGCTGGCAGAATCTCCTGGAAATCGTCGTCACAGGAATCGTGAAACAGATCGAAGAAGTCGGCCTGAGCCAGCCGCAACAGTATCTGGGCTTTCTTGGTACGCTGTTCCTGTTTATCGCGGTCGCCAGCCTCGGCACGATCCTGCCCGGTTACCAGCCGCCGACCGGCTCGCTTTCGACCACCACGGCGCTCGCGCTGTGCGTGTTTGCGGCCGTACCTTTGTTCGGCATTGAGAAGCAGGGATTGGGCGAGTACCTGCTGTCTTACCTCAAGCCGACGTTCATCATGCTGCCGTTTAACATCATCAGCGAAATCTCCCGCACGCTTGCCTTGGCGATTCGCTTGTTCGGCAACATGATGAGCGGGGCGATGATTATTGGAATTCTGCTGACCATCACCCCCTTTTTCTTCCCGATCGTTATGACGGTGCTGGGCCTGCTTACCGGCATGGTGCAGGCCTACATTTTCAGCATCCTGGCTGCCGTTTACATCGCAGCCGCCACGCGCGTCCGCAAGCCCAGGTCGCAATCCGACCCCCGTCTTGAATCATGA
- a CDS encoding N-ATPase subunit AtpR: protein MTMNEPVSWILPLAAGVLLGAMFFGGLWWTIRKGLTSRHPAAWFLGSQLLRMSVALTGFYLVAGGHWERLLVCLVGFLIARFAVARLTRSSGDTQSQLAKEASDAS, encoded by the coding sequence ATGACGATGAATGAACCCGTGAGTTGGATCCTGCCGCTGGCAGCCGGCGTGTTACTTGGCGCCATGTTCTTCGGCGGGCTGTGGTGGACCATTCGCAAGGGACTGACTTCCCGCCATCCGGCAGCGTGGTTCCTCGGCAGCCAATTACTGCGCATGAGCGTCGCCTTGACCGGGTTCTACCTGGTCGCCGGCGGTCACTGGGAGCGGCTGCTGGTTTGCCTTGTTGGATTCCTGATCGCCCGTTTTGCTGTCGCGCGGCTGACACGGTCGTCGGGCGACACGCAATCGCAACTGGCCAAGGAGGCGAGTGATGCTTCTTAG
- a CDS encoding F0F1 ATP synthase subunit delta, whose translation MLIDWFTVGAQLVNFLVLVWLMKRFLYKPILNAIDAREKRIAAELRDAAAQQSEAQKERDEFQSRNDDFERQRASLLSQATEEVKAHRQKLLEEARDDADAWLAKRQEGLAREQQSLHDEITRRTQQEVFAIARKTLADLADAGLEERMSEVCICRLRELQGEEKEGFATALKASSQPAFVRSAFDLPEKQQAAIQRALNETFAADIRLRFETDPTVISGIELTANGHKVGWSIADYLRSLEQSVDELLEERAVLHVNSAEQHETQNK comes from the coding sequence ATGCTTATCGATTGGTTCACGGTCGGCGCGCAGTTGGTTAACTTCCTGGTTCTCGTCTGGTTGATGAAGCGTTTCCTTTACAAGCCCATTCTCAACGCCATTGATGCCCGGGAGAAACGGATCGCCGCCGAGCTCCGCGACGCCGCCGCCCAGCAGTCCGAAGCCCAGAAGGAACGGGACGAATTCCAGAGCAGGAACGACGATTTTGAACGCCAGCGAGCTTCGCTGTTGAGCCAGGCGACCGAGGAAGTCAAAGCCCACCGCCAGAAACTGCTGGAGGAAGCGCGAGACGACGCCGACGCCTGGCTCGCCAAACGACAGGAAGGTCTAGCGCGAGAGCAGCAAAGCCTGCACGACGAAATCACCCGCCGCACCCAGCAGGAAGTGTTCGCCATTGCCCGGAAGACGCTCGCCGACCTGGCCGACGCCGGCCTGGAAGAACGGATGAGCGAAGTGTGCATTTGCCGTTTGCGAGAACTGCAGGGCGAGGAGAAAGAGGGTTTCGCCACCGCCTTGAAAGCGTCGTCCCAGCCGGCGTTTGTGCGCAGCGCTTTCGACCTGCCGGAGAAGCAGCAAGCCGCCATCCAACGGGCTCTCAACGAAACCTTCGCGGCGGACATTCGACTCCGTTTCGAGACCGACCCGACGGTGATCAGCGGCATCGAACTCACGGCCAACGGGCACAAGGTTGGCTGGAGCATCGCCGATTACCTCCGGTCCCTGGAACAGAGCGTCGACGAGTTGCTGGAAGAACGCGCGGTGCTGCATGTCAATTCAGCCGAACAACACGAAACCCAAAACAAATGA
- a CDS encoding F0F1 ATP synthase subunit C — MDSMTTIALASIITAGVTTSFGCLGPAFAEGKAVATALTSLAQQPDASATITRTLFVGLAMIESTAIYCFVVSMILIFANPFWNHVIDKAAGN; from the coding sequence ATGGATAGCATGACCACCATCGCGTTGGCGTCGATCATTACAGCGGGCGTCACCACCAGTTTCGGCTGCCTGGGGCCGGCTTTCGCCGAGGGGAAAGCAGTCGCCACCGCTTTGACTTCGCTGGCCCAGCAACCCGACGCCTCGGCCACCATCACGCGCACCCTGTTCGTCGGCCTGGCGATGATCGAATCCACGGCGATCTACTGCTTTGTTGTATCGATGATCCTGATCTTCGCCAATCCGTTCTGGAACCACGTCATCGACAAAGCGGCGGGAAACTGA
- a CDS encoding F0F1 ATP synthase subunit epsilon encodes MNLKVLLPFQVFAEKTDVLRLAADTRQGSFGLLPHRLDCVASLTPGILIYETVAEGEAYMAIDEGVLVKTGLDVFVSVRNAIYGTDLGQLHAVVEREFLRLNEHERNVRSVMAKMESGFIRQFVEFQHE; translated from the coding sequence ATGAATCTTAAAGTCCTGTTGCCGTTCCAGGTGTTCGCCGAGAAGACGGATGTGCTCCGCCTGGCGGCGGATACGCGCCAGGGATCGTTCGGCCTTCTGCCGCATCGGCTTGACTGTGTGGCGTCGCTCACGCCGGGAATTCTGATTTATGAGACGGTCGCGGAAGGCGAGGCTTACATGGCAATCGATGAGGGAGTGCTGGTGAAGACCGGCCTGGATGTATTTGTCTCCGTGCGCAACGCGATTTACGGAACCGACCTTGGCCAGCTGCACGCGGTTGTGGAGCGGGAGTTTCTCCGTTTGAACGAGCACGAACGCAACGTTCGCTCGGTGATGGCGAAAATGGAGAGCGGTTTCATCCGCCAGTTCGTCGAGTTCCAGCATGAGTGA